One window of Microcoleus vaginatus PCC 9802 genomic DNA carries:
- a CDS encoding ABC transporter permease — protein sequence MSGTVTSPNNLNQQRPLSTGSADTSSSLLGDFIQETLALTKRLFIQLQRRPSTLVAGIIQPLMWLVLFGALFENAPAGLFGESQNYGQFLGAGVIVFTAFAGALNAGLPIMFDREFGFLNRLLVAPLASRFSIVLASAIFIVTLSFIQTGTIVTAGAFLGAGFPGIAGLGAIALIVLLLVLGVTGLSLGLAFALPGHVELIAVIFVTNLPLLFASTALAPLSFMPEWLQVVVTLNPLSYAIEPIRYLYLHSDWSLASVVMHAPWGNVTFGGALLVLLAFDLVALLSIQPLLRRRFA from the coding sequence ATGAGCGGTACTGTTACATCCCCCAACAACCTCAACCAGCAGCGGCCACTCTCCACGGGATCCGCTGACACTTCCAGTTCCCTGCTGGGCGACTTCATTCAAGAAACACTCGCCTTAACCAAGCGCCTGTTTATTCAATTGCAGCGCCGCCCCTCGACGCTAGTTGCAGGCATTATTCAGCCGCTGATGTGGTTGGTTTTGTTCGGAGCTCTGTTTGAAAATGCACCCGCCGGCTTGTTCGGCGAAAGCCAGAATTACGGACAATTTCTCGGCGCTGGCGTGATCGTTTTTACTGCATTTGCCGGGGCGCTGAATGCCGGTTTGCCGATTATGTTCGATCGCGAGTTCGGATTTCTCAACCGCTTGTTAGTCGCGCCGCTGGCTTCCAGATTTTCGATCGTCCTAGCTTCGGCTATTTTTATCGTCACCCTCAGCTTTATCCAAACCGGCACAATCGTTACAGCGGGGGCGTTTTTGGGCGCGGGATTCCCCGGTATTGCCGGACTGGGGGCGATCGCCCTAATTGTCCTACTATTAGTTTTGGGCGTCACCGGCTTGAGTCTGGGTTTAGCCTTCGCTCTCCCCGGTCACGTAGAATTAATTGCGGTAATTTTTGTTACTAACTTGCCGCTGTTATTTGCCAGCACAGCCCTCGCGCCGCTGTCATTTATGCCAGAGTGGCTGCAAGTTGTGGTGACTCTCAATCCTCTGAGTTACGCGATCGAACCCATCCGCTATTTGTACCTGCACAGCGATTGGTCCCTAGCCAGTGTCGTGATGCACGCTCCTTGGGGTAATGTTACCTTTGGAGGAGCGCTATTAGTGCTGCTGGCGTTTGATTTGGTGGCGCTGCTGAGCATTCAACCGCTGCTGAGACGCAGGTTTGCTTAG
- a CDS encoding Uma2 family endonuclease translates to MVQQLAPQTTPQVIYPDSDGQPMADNTKQFRWIVTIKENLEILFATSPDVFIAGDLLWYPVEGNNKIRKAPDILAVFGRPKGDRGCYKQWEEDNIPPQVVFEILSPGNTNTEMLRKLFFYQNYGVEEYYIYDPDTLEFTGSQRVGDRLEEIQEINGWVSPRLGIRFQMTPETLEIYRPDDRRFLTSVELDQLREQESQRADRQQQEKQLAQQQLEEERTLRQQEQQRYQALIELLREKGIDPQQL, encoded by the coding sequence ATGGTACAACAACTCGCCCCACAAACAACACCACAAGTCATCTATCCCGACAGCGACGGTCAACCAATGGCAGACAACACCAAACAATTCCGCTGGATTGTTACAATCAAAGAAAACCTAGAAATATTATTCGCTACTTCCCCTGACGTATTTATTGCCGGCGACTTACTCTGGTATCCCGTCGAAGGCAATAACAAAATTCGCAAAGCACCAGATATACTCGCAGTCTTTGGCAGACCAAAAGGAGACAGGGGTTGTTACAAACAATGGGAAGAAGATAATATTCCGCCTCAAGTAGTATTTGAAATATTATCCCCAGGAAATACCAACACCGAAATGCTCAGAAAACTATTCTTCTATCAAAACTACGGAGTAGAAGAATATTATATCTATGACCCAGATACCTTAGAATTTACAGGATCTCAGCGAGTGGGCGATCGCCTAGAAGAAATCCAAGAAATCAACGGTTGGGTTAGCCCCCGCTTGGGGATACGGTTTCAAATGACACCAGAAACCCTCGAAATTTATCGCCCAGACGATCGCAGATTCCTCACTTCCGTAGAATTAGATCAACTTCGAGAACAGGAAAGCCAACGTGCCGATCGCCAACAGCAAGAAAAACAACTCGCTCAGCAACAGCTAGAAGAAGAACGCACTCTGCGACAACAGGAACAGCAGCGCTATCAAGCTTTAATAGAATTGCTGCGAGAAAAAGGGATTGACCCCCAACAGTTGTAA
- a CDS encoding FAD-binding oxidoreductase produces MTATAIQSIDWDAFSSELSGIEIISDRAQVVKLSQDYYHFSPVLQPLLSDKTGDLVVRPASEAEVLRIAAACVKSKIPLTVRGAGTGNYGQCIPLKGGVILDTTKMHSIRWIKPGLACVEPGVKMSVFDKQARETGWELRMVPSTYRTATIGGFIGGGSGGIGSITYGQLRDRGNLHAVRVVTMEDEPRVIELRGHEVQKVNHAYGTNGIITELEIPLAPAYPWAEIIVAFDDFMTSANFGQALGDADGIIKKLICVCAWPIPAYFAAFREDLPEGKHCALLMVSESCLEPLQDLVREYGGTICYQKNAQAASKGGAIAEFTWNHTTLHARSADPSLTYLQTLFPADKGLKLIEELYNYYGDEVMMHLEFLRMNGRAIAAALQIVRYTTESRLNEIIRYHEEQGALIANPHTYILEDGGMKSINVEQLQFKELVDPYGLLNPGKMRAWLERH; encoded by the coding sequence ATGACTGCAACTGCGATTCAAAGTATTGACTGGGATGCTTTTTCTTCGGAACTCTCGGGAATCGAAATAATTAGCGATCGCGCGCAAGTTGTCAAGCTATCTCAAGACTATTATCACTTCAGTCCTGTTTTGCAACCTCTCTTAAGTGATAAAACAGGAGATTTAGTAGTTCGTCCCGCCAGCGAAGCCGAAGTTTTGCGGATTGCAGCAGCCTGCGTCAAATCCAAAATTCCGCTAACTGTTAGAGGTGCAGGAACGGGCAATTACGGGCAGTGCATTCCCCTCAAGGGCGGCGTCATTTTAGATACCACCAAAATGCACAGTATCCGCTGGATAAAACCAGGTTTAGCTTGTGTAGAACCGGGGGTGAAAATGTCGGTTTTCGACAAACAAGCGCGAGAAACTGGTTGGGAATTGCGGATGGTTCCCTCAACCTATCGCACCGCAACGATTGGAGGATTTATCGGCGGCGGTAGCGGGGGAATTGGTTCGATAACTTACGGGCAATTGCGCGATCGGGGAAATCTTCATGCCGTTCGAGTCGTTACAATGGAAGACGAGCCCCGCGTCATCGAATTGCGCGGCCATGAAGTGCAGAAAGTCAATCACGCTTACGGCACAAATGGGATTATTACTGAGTTAGAAATTCCCCTCGCCCCTGCTTATCCTTGGGCGGAAATCATTGTCGCTTTTGACGATTTTATGACATCGGCAAACTTCGGTCAAGCTTTGGGCGATGCTGACGGAATTATCAAAAAACTAATTTGTGTTTGTGCTTGGCCGATTCCTGCTTATTTTGCTGCTTTCCGCGAGGATCTTCCTGAAGGTAAGCACTGCGCTTTGTTAATGGTATCTGAATCTTGTCTGGAACCGCTGCAAGATTTAGTGCGCGAATATGGCGGCACAATTTGCTATCAAAAAAACGCGCAAGCAGCGAGCAAAGGTGGAGCCATTGCTGAATTTACTTGGAATCATACAACTCTGCACGCTCGCAGCGCTGACCCGTCTCTGACTTATTTGCAGACGCTTTTTCCCGCAGATAAAGGTTTGAAATTGATTGAGGAACTGTACAATTATTATGGGGATGAGGTGATGATGCACTTGGAGTTTTTGCGGATGAATGGCAGAGCGATCGCCGCGGCTTTGCAAATAGTTCGCTACACTACGGAATCACGGCTCAATGAAATTATTCGCTATCACGAAGAGCAAGGCGCACTGATTGCTAATCCTCACACTTATATATTGGAAGATGGAGGGATGAAAAGTATTAATGTGGAACAGTTGCAGTTTAAAGAGTTGGTCGATCCTTACGGTTTGCTTAATCCGGGTAAAATGCGGGCGTGGTTGGAACGGCATTAA
- a CDS encoding daunorubicin resistance protein DrrA family ABC transporter ATP-binding protein encodes MAPAVLIENLQKRYGTVEAVKDVSFKVEPGEIFGLLGPNGAGKTTTLRVLCTLSAPDSGRIEVSGISAVSQPRMARQKLGYVAQEVALDKVLTGRELLQLQAALYHLPRNTIKGRIDEMVKLLGLEEWENKKTGTYSGGIRKRLDLAAGLLHQPDVLVLDEPTVGLDIESRVVVWDFLRRLREEGTTVLITSHYLEEVDALADRVAIIDKGTVIAEGTPEELKNRVGGDRVTLRIREFSPMEEAEKAKTLMQSLPFVQEVIVNAAQGNSLNLVVTPQSDALVTIQQALKNAGLPTFGIAQSRPSLDDVYLAATGKTLLDAELAAASKRDLKAEQKQAMRS; translated from the coding sequence ATGGCTCCCGCCGTTTTAATTGAAAATCTTCAGAAACGCTACGGCACTGTAGAAGCCGTTAAAGATGTTTCCTTCAAGGTAGAACCGGGGGAAATATTTGGTTTGCTAGGCCCCAACGGTGCAGGCAAAACCACAACCCTGCGGGTACTTTGTACTTTGAGTGCGCCCGATAGCGGACGCATTGAAGTGTCTGGCATTTCTGCTGTCAGCCAGCCGAGAATGGCCAGACAAAAACTCGGCTACGTCGCCCAAGAAGTTGCTCTCGATAAGGTGCTGACGGGGCGGGAACTCCTGCAACTGCAAGCAGCGCTTTACCATTTGCCGCGCAATACGATTAAAGGGCGGATTGACGAAATGGTGAAACTCCTCGGTTTGGAAGAGTGGGAAAATAAAAAGACGGGCACTTATTCCGGCGGTATCCGCAAACGCCTGGACTTAGCTGCTGGGTTGCTTCACCAGCCGGATGTTTTGGTGTTAGACGAACCGACTGTCGGGCTCGATATTGAAAGCCGGGTGGTAGTGTGGGATTTCCTGCGGCGCTTGCGGGAAGAAGGTACGACGGTTTTGATTACCAGTCACTATCTCGAAGAAGTTGACGCTTTGGCCGATCGCGTGGCGATTATTGACAAGGGTACGGTGATTGCTGAGGGTACGCCGGAGGAGTTGAAAAATCGGGTTGGCGGCGATCGGGTGACTCTGCGGATTCGGGAGTTTTCGCCGATGGAAGAAGCCGAAAAAGCTAAAACTCTGATGCAATCGCTGCCTTTTGTGCAGGAAGTAATTGTCAACGCGGCTCAAGGAAATTCTCTCAATTTAGTAGTAACACCGCAAAGCGATGCGCTAGTGACTATTCAGCAAGCTTTAAAAAATGCGGGATTGCCTACTTTTGGGATTGCTCAATCTCGGCCGAGTTTGGATGATGTGTATTTGGCTGCGACTGGTAAGACGCTGTTGGATGCGGAGTTGGCTGCTGCTAGCAAGCGCGATTTGAAGGCGGAACAAAAACAGGCGATGCGATCGTAG
- a CDS encoding class I SAM-dependent methyltransferase, whose product MNSDSTASPVRNEIYPGEVFVNIANFDTGIRRLLPKYDEMLDVLAGCIANTNHRILELGCGTGELTLKVLQRYPSAEIVAVDYSPRMLNFARAKIESAGYAARWTGLEMDFGEWANNPNFSGLGDKFHACISSLAIHHLEDEMKLKLFERIRESLNAGGCFWNADPLLAESAAIKDIYQAAREDWARNQGETLAQIRANVGTSVSYGYSNPDRLATLSAQLEMLVKARFETVAVPWKYYGMAVFGGFVN is encoded by the coding sequence GTGAATTCTGACTCTACTGCCTCACCTGTGCGCAACGAAATTTATCCCGGAGAAGTTTTCGTCAATATTGCCAATTTTGATACCGGCATTCGGCGACTTTTACCTAAATATGACGAAATGCTGGATGTATTAGCAGGCTGCATTGCTAACACAAACCATCGCATTTTAGAACTCGGCTGCGGTACCGGGGAACTCACTTTAAAAGTTCTCCAACGCTACCCATCAGCGGAAATAGTTGCTGTCGATTACTCGCCGCGAATGCTTAATTTTGCCCGCGCCAAAATAGAGTCGGCAGGATACGCAGCCCGGTGGACTGGCCTAGAAATGGATTTTGGAGAATGGGCGAACAATCCCAATTTCTCCGGCTTGGGCGATAAATTCCATGCTTGCATTTCATCTCTGGCAATTCATCATCTTGAGGATGAGATGAAGTTGAAATTGTTTGAACGCATTCGCGAAAGTTTAAATGCTGGTGGCTGTTTTTGGAATGCCGATCCTCTTTTAGCAGAATCAGCAGCAATAAAAGATATTTATCAAGCGGCGCGAGAAGATTGGGCGCGAAATCAGGGGGAAACCTTAGCACAAATTCGCGCAAATGTGGGAACGAGTGTCTCTTACGGGTATTCTAATCCCGATCGCCTAGCTACACTTTCGGCACAGTTGGAAATGCTGGTAAAAGCTAGATTTGAGACTGTTGCAGTGCCTTGGAAATACTACGGTATGGCGGTGTTTGGGGGATTTGTTAATTGA
- the bioA gene encoding adenosylmethionine--8-amino-7-oxononanoate transaminase: MTADQEHNYSNSPIWQPFTQMKTAAPPLKVIRGKGSVLELADGRQILDCISSWWVTVHGHSHPVLAEALYEQAQKLEHVIFAGFTHEPAEKLASKLLTHTPASLTRIFFSDNGSTAVEVALKMAFQYWRNLGETNRTSFISFEGGYHGDTVGAMSAGRSSLWWESFAPLMFPGDVVPFPATFDGDEEVESKEAASLEKLEFLLKQGGYAGIFIEPLVQGAGGMRMCRPEFLQAIAQLARQFNVLLIYDEVMTGFGRTGELFASVKSGTSPDILCLSKGLSGGCLPIAVTMASEDIYQAFWRDESDKAFFHGHSYTGNPLACAVSVASMELLEQNPNVYQGMEKLHRKYLNQWLRNHPKLERIRTCGTIAAMDVKTESVSGYFNDIAPVLKARFLEAGFLLRPLGNTLYLMPPYCISPDELESIYRVIRQVLDTL; the protein is encoded by the coding sequence ATGACGGCGGATCAGGAACATAATTATTCAAATTCACCGATTTGGCAGCCCTTTACGCAAATGAAAACGGCTGCCCCGCCGCTGAAGGTAATTCGTGGCAAAGGATCGGTGCTGGAATTAGCAGACGGGCGGCAAATTCTCGACTGCATTTCTAGTTGGTGGGTGACTGTTCATGGGCACAGCCATCCGGTTCTCGCTGAGGCTCTTTATGAACAAGCCCAAAAGTTAGAACACGTAATCTTTGCGGGATTTACTCACGAACCGGCCGAGAAACTTGCGAGTAAATTGCTAACTCATACGCCTGCTTCTTTAACGCGGATTTTCTTTTCTGATAACGGTTCAACTGCTGTTGAAGTTGCTCTGAAAATGGCATTTCAATATTGGCGCAATCTCGGAGAAACTAACCGTACTAGCTTTATTAGTTTTGAGGGAGGTTATCACGGCGATACTGTGGGCGCGATGTCTGCTGGCAGAAGTTCGCTGTGGTGGGAATCTTTTGCACCTTTAATGTTTCCTGGGGATGTTGTTCCTTTTCCTGCGACTTTTGACGGCGACGAGGAGGTGGAAAGCAAGGAGGCGGCGAGTTTAGAGAAGTTGGAGTTTTTGTTAAAGCAGGGCGGCTATGCGGGAATTTTTATCGAACCTTTGGTGCAAGGTGCCGGGGGAATGCGAATGTGCCGCCCTGAGTTTTTGCAGGCGATCGCACAACTTGCTCGCCAGTTTAATGTATTGTTGATTTACGATGAAGTAATGACTGGTTTTGGGCGCACGGGGGAACTGTTTGCCTCTGTTAAATCTGGAACTTCGCCGGATATTCTGTGTTTGTCTAAAGGATTGTCTGGCGGCTGCTTGCCAATTGCTGTCACAATGGCATCGGAGGATATTTATCAAGCTTTCTGGCGGGATGAATCGGACAAAGCTTTTTTTCACGGTCATTCTTACACCGGAAATCCTTTAGCTTGTGCGGTGAGTGTAGCATCTATGGAGCTTTTGGAGCAAAACCCAAATGTTTATCAAGGGATGGAAAAACTGCACCGCAAATATCTAAATCAATGGCTGAGAAATCATCCTAAGCTTGAACGGATTCGGACTTGCGGCACCATCGCAGCAATGGATGTGAAAACCGAAAGCGTTTCCGGTTATTTTAATGACATCGCTCCTGTATTGAAAGCCAGATTTCTCGAAGCGGGGTTTTTGCTCCGCCCCTTGGGAAACACGCTTTACTTGATGCCTCCCTACTGCATTTCTCCTGATGAACTAGAATCGATTTATCGGGTAATTCGTCAGGTTTTGGATACTCTGTAA
- a CDS encoding DUF433 domain-containing protein, with translation MNLVLEVEAPPFREDATGAIRVGNSRVLLEVVIRAFQDGASPESIVQRYSTVSLSDVYSAIGYYLRHQEAVETYLYYREQLADSVRQRLLGIQPDLSVIRSRLLAQKNLEG, from the coding sequence ATGAATCTTGTTTTAGAAGTTGAAGCGCCTCCTTTTCGAGAAGATGCAACAGGTGCTATTCGGGTGGGAAACTCAAGAGTTTTGCTGGAAGTGGTGATTAGAGCTTTTCAGGATGGGGCGTCGCCGGAATCAATTGTGCAGCGTTATTCAACTGTGTCATTGTCTGATGTCTATAGTGCGATCGGCTATTATCTCCGACACCAAGAAGCAGTGGAAACTTATCTCTATTATCGCGAGCAATTAGCAGATTCCGTCCGTCAGCGTTTGTTAGGCATTCAACCAGATCTCAGCGTTATTCGATCGCGTTTGTTAGCCCAAAAAAATCTTGAGGGTTAA
- the bioB gene encoding biotin synthase BioB, whose product MNLPNWNDLADDALAGKCISREQSLAVLRAPDEVLLEQLNAAYRVRRHYWGNRVRLHYLLNAQSGLCPEDCHYCSQSKISTAEIEKYPLLAKEKILDAAQRAADLKAGTFCLVISGRQPSASTFDRVLDAVETVKANHNLKICACLGLLSEEQTHRLAKAGVDRVNHNLNTSESYHTDICTTHTFGDRVETVEHVKAAGITTCSGGILGMGESDDDAIDLALSLRKLGVTSVPVNFFIPIPGTPFAEVNRLTPRQCLRILCLFRFLLPSQEIRIAGGREVHLRSLQPLGLYPANSIFVGDYLTTPGQAAHQDWDMIRDAGFAIESPEGSLLEVDSAVTKPEQKTLVV is encoded by the coding sequence ATGAATTTACCCAATTGGAACGATTTGGCTGACGACGCGCTGGCGGGCAAATGTATCTCTCGCGAGCAATCTTTAGCCGTATTGCGCGCACCGGATGAGGTTTTGCTGGAACAACTAAACGCAGCTTATCGGGTGCGCCGCCACTACTGGGGAAACCGAGTCAGGCTGCACTATTTGTTAAATGCTCAAAGTGGCCTTTGTCCTGAAGATTGCCATTATTGTTCTCAGTCAAAAATTTCGACTGCGGAAATTGAGAAATATCCGCTTTTAGCTAAGGAGAAAATTCTGGATGCCGCCCAACGCGCAGCAGATTTAAAAGCTGGTACATTTTGTTTGGTGATTTCTGGCCGCCAACCCAGCGCATCTACTTTCGATCGCGTTTTGGATGCTGTCGAGACTGTGAAGGCAAATCATAACCTGAAAATCTGCGCTTGTTTGGGATTGTTGAGCGAGGAACAAACTCACCGTTTGGCTAAAGCTGGAGTCGATCGCGTAAATCACAATCTCAATACTTCCGAATCATATCACACGGACATTTGCACTACTCACACTTTTGGCGATCGGGTTGAAACCGTCGAACACGTAAAAGCAGCGGGAATCACAACTTGTTCCGGCGGCATTTTGGGGATGGGCGAATCGGATGATGATGCGATCGATTTAGCGCTTTCGCTTCGCAAGTTGGGCGTTACTAGCGTGCCGGTCAACTTTTTTATTCCGATTCCCGGCACGCCATTTGCAGAGGTAAACAGGTTAACTCCCCGCCAATGTTTGCGAATTCTCTGTTTGTTCCGATTTTTGCTTCCGAGTCAAGAAATTCGGATTGCTGGGGGACGGGAGGTGCATTTGCGATCGCTGCAACCTCTCGGACTCTACCCCGCTAATTCTATCTTTGTGGGCGATTATCTGACAACTCCCGGACAAGCTGCACATCAAGATTGGGACATGATTCGAGATGCGGGATTTGCGATCGAATCCCCCGAAGGTTCTCTCTTAGAAGTTGATTCAGCAGTTACCAAACCCGAACAAAAAACCCTGGTTGTTTAA
- a CDS encoding DUF3365 domain-containing protein — protein MRQLISRSRAAISQLIYKRILLALTILFCVGVGVAMANMSRLSSTLIESQALQNATLYAQAIKEARTLYSSDVVNPLNTAKAINFTHDYNPTKVTIPVPAAFLIEVGQNITNKNPEVSLRLYSDYPFPWRRGEGGARDDFERQAITYLTQNPTQKFFRREDYRGKPAFRYAEADILSSSCVNCHNTHPDSPKTDWKLGDVRGILEITQPLGTITQNTQSELKNLFLLLVGLSTLGVTGLTLSISRLRQNAKQLEQRVWERTAQLQETNVELVKEQEKSDRLLLNILPESIAAKLKDGQSSIADGFAEVTILFADIVGFTVLSSQISPEELLDFLNEIFSAFDCLTEKYGLEKIKTIGDAYMVVGGLPNPSTNHAESIAEMALDMQEELAKFNAKHHAGMNIRIGINTGPAIAGVIGTKKFIYDLWGDAVNTASRMESHGIAGAIQVTQSTYDILRNKYLFEYRGMIHIKGKGDMNTYLLAGRLVSAVSV, from the coding sequence ATGCGCCAGTTGATTTCTCGCAGTCGGGCTGCCATCAGCCAATTAATTTATAAGCGGATTCTGCTTGCGCTGACAATTTTATTTTGTGTAGGTGTAGGAGTAGCGATGGCAAATATGTCTCGTCTTTCCTCCACCCTAATCGAATCGCAAGCCCTCCAAAATGCCACCCTCTATGCCCAAGCTATTAAAGAAGCCCGCACCCTTTACAGTTCCGATGTTGTCAATCCTCTAAACACCGCTAAAGCGATTAACTTTACCCACGACTACAACCCGACAAAAGTAACAATTCCGGTACCGGCTGCTTTCTTAATAGAAGTCGGTCAAAATATCACAAATAAAAATCCCGAAGTATCACTTCGTCTCTACAGCGACTACCCGTTTCCCTGGCGGCGAGGAGAAGGCGGAGCCCGAGACGATTTTGAACGGCAAGCTATTACGTATTTGACCCAAAATCCGACACAAAAGTTTTTTCGCCGTGAGGATTATCGCGGCAAACCAGCATTTCGATATGCCGAGGCAGATATTCTAAGTTCTAGCTGCGTGAACTGTCACAATACTCACCCTGACAGTCCTAAAACTGATTGGAAATTGGGAGATGTGCGGGGAATATTAGAAATTACTCAACCTCTCGGTACCATCACCCAAAACACTCAAAGTGAACTTAAGAACCTGTTTTTACTGTTAGTAGGACTTTCAACTTTAGGGGTCACAGGATTAACTTTATCTATCAGCAGGTTGCGCCAAAATGCTAAACAATTAGAACAGCGCGTCTGGGAACGCACGGCACAATTGCAAGAAACTAATGTAGAATTGGTAAAAGAACAGGAAAAGAGCGATCGCCTGCTGCTAAATATTTTACCCGAATCCATTGCTGCTAAGCTAAAAGATGGTCAAAGCAGTATTGCTGACGGCTTCGCAGAAGTCACGATTTTGTTTGCGGATATCGTAGGCTTTACCGTGCTTTCATCACAAATATCTCCCGAAGAATTGCTCGATTTTCTCAACGAAATTTTTTCAGCCTTCGATTGTCTGACAGAAAAGTACGGCTTGGAAAAAATCAAAACAATTGGAGATGCTTACATGGTAGTGGGAGGTTTGCCAAATCCCAGCACCAACCACGCTGAAAGCATTGCGGAAATGGCTTTAGATATGCAGGAGGAATTAGCAAAATTTAATGCCAAACATCATGCAGGAATGAACATTCGCATCGGCATCAATACCGGGCCTGCAATTGCGGGGGTTATTGGCACTAAAAAATTTATTTATGACCTCTGGGGCGATGCCGTCAATACAGCATCCCGCATGGAATCCCACGGGATTGCCGGCGCGATTCAAGTCACACAATCAACTTACGATATCTTGAGAAATAAGTATCTCTTTGAATACAGAGGAATGATCCACATCAAAGGCAAGGGCGATATGAATACTTATCTGCTTGCAGGCAGGCTAGTCAGCGCAGTTTCGGTTTGA
- a CDS encoding adenylate/guanylate cyclase domain-containing protein, whose product MLSRILSFLKFFKSRLSRQIALWVFASILVIEGIILVPSYFRRENELLSQLEQVSRATVDSLEFLLQQDISDRTFLQEEVKNITKDSQVVLGLSIYQANGELIYTLGEPPEIRLQQLKKARIVHSHKFDGKRYDIAWTERHFGGDYILIVRHDASTVQPELYAFIGRIAVLVIIISAFVTSVTMFFLGVTVISPLLRLRDDLIAAGDALSKDREQPDFYSLSVKRDDELGELMVAFNQMFHRVYKEIAQRKQAEEVLRAEQEKSERLLLNILPAMIADRLKQGQINIADGFAEVTVLFADIVGFTEISSRTSPEELVELLNKIFSAFDRLSEQYGLEKIKTIGDNYMVAGGLPLPCTNHAESIAEMALEMQQEIMKFRDECGKPLNIRIGINTGPVVAGVIGTKKFIYDLWGDAVNTASRMESQGLPGKIQVSNSTYELLCDKYLLEKRGKINVKGKGSMTTYLLKGRKL is encoded by the coding sequence ATGTTATCGCGGATTTTATCATTTTTGAAATTTTTCAAATCTCGCTTGTCTAGGCAAATAGCTTTGTGGGTATTTGCTAGCATTCTTGTCATAGAGGGAATTATTTTAGTTCCCTCTTATTTTCGGCGAGAAAATGAACTTTTAAGTCAACTGGAACAGGTATCTCGGGCGACAGTTGATTCCCTAGAGTTTTTGCTACAGCAAGATATTTCCGATCGCACTTTCTTGCAAGAAGAAGTAAAAAATATTACTAAAGATTCTCAAGTAGTGTTAGGACTATCTATTTACCAAGCTAACGGTGAGCTAATATATACACTTGGCGAACCGCCAGAAATCCGTTTACAGCAACTAAAAAAAGCTCGTATAGTTCACAGTCACAAGTTCGATGGCAAGCGCTACGATATTGCTTGGACGGAGCGACATTTTGGAGGCGATTACATCTTAATTGTTCGCCACGATGCTTCCACCGTTCAACCGGAACTCTACGCATTTATCGGGCGAATTGCCGTTCTAGTTATCATTATATCAGCCTTTGTCACTTCTGTGACTATGTTTTTTTTAGGGGTGACAGTAATTTCACCTCTCTTGAGATTGCGCGATGACTTGATCGCTGCTGGAGACGCTTTGAGCAAAGATCGAGAACAACCTGATTTCTACTCTCTGTCTGTCAAGCGCGATGACGAGTTGGGAGAACTCATGGTCGCATTCAATCAAATGTTTCACCGAGTATACAAGGAAATCGCACAGCGTAAACAAGCTGAGGAAGTATTGCGCGCCGAACAAGAAAAGTCCGAACGTTTATTACTAAATATATTACCGGCAATGATTGCCGATCGCCTAAAACAGGGTCAGATAAATATTGCGGACGGATTTGCCGAGGTTACGGTTTTGTTTGCTGATATTGTGGGTTTTACCGAAATATCTTCGCGCACATCTCCTGAAGAATTAGTAGAATTACTTAATAAAATATTTTCAGCTTTCGATCGCTTGAGCGAGCAATACGGCTTAGAAAAAATTAAGACGATAGGTGACAATTATATGGTAGCAGGCGGTTTGCCTCTTCCCTGTACAAATCACGCCGAATCTATTGCCGAAATGGCCCTGGAAATGCAGCAAGAAATTATGAAATTCCGCGACGAATGCGGTAAACCTCTCAATATCCGCATTGGCATTAATACTGGGCCTGTTGTAGCAGGTGTCATCGGCACTAAAAAGTTTATTTACGATTTGTGGGGAGATGCTGTGAATACAGCAAGCCGCATGGAGTCTCAGGGACTTCCTGGTAAAATTCAAGTTAGCAACTCAACTTATGAGTTGCTGTGCGATAAGTATTTGTTGGAAAAACGCGGTAAAATTAATGTTAAAGGCAAAGGATCTATGACGACTTATTTGCTCAAAGGCAGAAAATTGTAA